In a single window of the Papaver somniferum cultivar HN1 chromosome 8, ASM357369v1, whole genome shotgun sequence genome:
- the LOC113306292 gene encoding uncharacterized protein LOC113306292, with product MPRPRHDWGQIVGNRYIWDHRQLQFAVRESVLNMDIERLNVEQRTEYNTIVDSVNNRDGRMFFLNGSAGTGKTFLYNTIARSCRRYGNIVLTVGSSGIASLLLDGGRTAHSTFKIPFNVQEDSNIGISKDSEYAQLLKEVRLVIWDEVSMQHRFRMEAVDRLLRDICSDDRHFGGVTFILGGDFRQTLPVVSNAGREQTIGVNPKEVVNLPSTINKCQNMHEMISSVYPLLGKDGPMSTEHLTERIILSPRNEDVHKINLEALGNLQGEAYTYLAAEKMIRDDHGRDSRFTTEFLNILNPPGSPPFKLDIKVGCPVMLLRNLTPKEGLCNGTRLVVTRCGRYVIEAKIITGEKAGEIVFIPRITFQPSPSELDIQTERRQFPIRVAYAMGLASCKL from the exons ATGCCACGACCAAGACATGATTGGGGTCAAATAGTGGGTAACAGATATATTTGGGACCATCGACAACTTCAATTTGCAGTAAGGGAATCTGTGCTCAATATGGATATTGAGAGATTGAATGTCGAACAACGGACGGAGTATAATACAATAGTGGATTCTGTGAATAACCGCGATGGTCGAATGTTTTTTCTGAATGGAAGTGCGGGTACGGGAAAAACTTTTTTGTACAACACAATAGCAAGAAGTTGTCGTAGATATGGAAACATAGTTTTAACTGTTGGTTCATCGGGTATTGCTTCATTACTTCTTGATGGAGGTCGCACAGCCCATTCAACTTTTAAGATACCATTTAATGTCCAAGAAGATAGTAATATTGGGATTAGTAAGGACTCCGAGTACGCCCAACTACTTAAAGAAGTCAGATTGGTCATATGGGATGAAGTTTCAATGCAACATAGATTTCGCATGGAGGCGGTTGACCGTCTACTACGAGATATTTGTAGTGATGACAGACATTTTGGAGGTGTAACATTTATTTTGGGTGGAGATTTTCGACAGACTTTACCGGTGGTCTCGAACGCAGGTCGTGAACAAACT ATCGGGGTGAAccctaaagaagttgttaacctACCATCGACAATCAACAAATGTCAAAACATGCATGAGATGATATCTTCAGTGTACCCGCTCCTGGGAAAGGATGGACCAATGTCAACAGAACACTTAACCGAGAGAATTATTTTATCTCCACGTAATGAAGATGTCCATAAGATTAATCTGGAGGCATTAGGAAATTTGCAGGGTGAGGCTTATACATATCTTGCTGCTGAAAAGATGATTCGGGATGACCACGGAAGGGATTCAAGGTTCACAACCGAATTTCTCAACATTTTGAATCCACCAGGATCACCTCCATTTAAGCTAGACATTAAAGTTGGATGTCCGGTTATGTTATTGAGAAATCTTACACCAAAAGAAGGTCTGTGTAATGGTACTAGACTGGTGGTCACGAGGTGTGGAAGATATGTGATTGAAGCTAAAATCATAACAGGGGAAAAGGCTGGTGAGATAGTGTTCATCCCAAGAATAACTTTTCAACCTTCACCTTCGGAGCTAGACATACAAACGGAAAGACGCCAATTTCCCATACGTGTTGCATATGCAATGGGACTGGCTAGTTGCAAGCTCTAA
- the LOC113306291 gene encoding uncharacterized protein LOC113306291, producing MDYYSYRIFERRSEYSTILRAGKLFQEFLVDAWAATEQSKLAWLRFHQPTLRSDCYSCITDMTNDDLNPGDRCNPFILPYSHTGSGRHMHEIYQDSMAITRFHHHPDIFLTMTANPTWPEIRNALFPRQTALDRPDLVARVFELKKKALMKEIKEKKVFDTVIAHVYTIEFQKRGLPHMHCLISLKDSEKIRTSDMVDKFVSAEFPDEKNDPILFDTVSKCMVHGPCGDRDPGASCMAKRKCTKGYPKNYTDTTTLDEGGYPSYRRRRDGREVTVRNNKKAYNIYVVPYNPHLSRMFNCHINVEICAGIRAVKYINKYIFKGGDRTTMVLGEHDEIQQYIDARYIGPAEAVWSLLEYQLHEENPSVQRLSVHLPNKQRVVYNSKRSMSSVIQTAQEHKTALMGYFEYYAKNPTAPAYTYQEFPQHFVWKKETKEWKIRQQGFSIGRMHFVSPNAGELYYLRMLLTNVRGAQSFDGLRTVTN from the coding sequence ATGGATTATTATAGTTACCGCATATTTGAACGTCGTTCAGAATATTCCACCATATTAAGAGCCGGAAAACTATTTCAAGAATTTTTGGTTGATGCATGGGCCGCTACAGAACAGAGTAAACTTGCATGGCTCAGATTCCACCAACCGACTTTGCGTTCGGATTGTTACAGTTGCATCACAGATATGACAAATGATGATTTGAATCCGGGGGATAGATGTAATCCTTTTATTTTACCATATTCACATACTGGAAGCGGAAGGCATATGCATGAGATATATCAGGATTCAATGGCGATTACACGTTTTCATCACCATCCCGATATTTTTCTTACAATGACAGCTAATCCTACTTGGCCGGAAATAAGAAATGCACTTTTTCCACGTCAAACTGCACTTGATCGTCCTGATCTGGTGGCTCGCGTTTTTGAGCTTAAAAAAAAAGCTCTGATGAaagaaataaaggaaaaaaagGTTTTCGATACAGTTATTGCCCATGTTTATACCATCGAGTTTCAGAAACGAGGATTACCGCACATGCATTGTCTTATATCTTTAAAAGATTCCGAAAAAATTCGTACGTCAGACATGGTTGATAAATTTGTTTCCGCTGAATTTCCGGATGAGAAAAATGACCCCATACTATTTGACACGGTCAGCAAGTGTATGGTTCACGGTCCATGTGGAGATCGAGATCCGGGTGCATCGTGTATGGCAAAAAGAAAATGTACCAAAGGATATCCAAAGAATTACACAGACACAACAACTTTGGATGAGGGTGGGTATCCAAGTTATCGTCGGCGTCGGGATGGAAGAGAAGTAACGGTCAGAAATAACAAAAAGGCATATAATATTTATGTTGTTCCCTATAATCCACATCTATCAAGAATGTTCAATTGCCACATCAATGTGGAAATATGTGCGGGCATAAGAGCGGTTAAATATATTAACAAATATATTTTCAAAGGTGGTGATCGAACTACGATGGTATTGGGAGAACATGACGAGATTCAACAGTACATTGATGCGAGGTACATTGGACCAGCCGAGGCAGTATGGAGTTTATTGGAGTACCAGTTACATGAAGAGAATCCGAGTGTACAACGGTTATCCGTGCATCTACCAAATAAGCAACGAGTTGTGTATAATTCAAAGCGATCAATGAGCTCTGTTATACAAACAGCACAGGAACATAAGACCGCTTTGATGGGTTATTTTGAGTATTATGCTAAAAATCCAACAGCTCCGGCCTATACTTATCAAGAGTTCCCGCAGCACTTTGTATggaaaaaagaaactaaagagtGGAAAATCAGACAACAAGGTTTTTCAATTGGAAGAATGCATTTTGTTAGCCCTAATGCTGGTGAGTTGTACTACTTACGTATGTTACTCACAAATGTAAGAGGTGCCCAGTCTTTTGACGGTTTAAGGACTGTAACTAATTGA